The DNA region AACACCTGGGCTACAGAAAGAGGAAATCAAAATGGgctttttggtcttcatttaaagTTATGGTTAGGCATAAAGTAAGCAGTGTGGTTGGTCTTCATTTAAAGTTATGGTTAGGCATAAAGTAAGCAGTGTGGTTGGTCTTCATTTAAAGTTATGATTAGGCATAAAGTAAGCAGTGTGGTTGGTCTTCATTTAAAGTTATGGTTAGGCATAAAGTAAGCAGTGTGGTTGGTCTTCATTTAAAGTTATGGTTAGACATAAAGTAGGCAGTGTGGTTGGTCTTCATTTAAAGTTAGGCATAAAGTAAGCAGTGAGGTTGGTCTTCATTTAAAGTTATGGTTAGACATAAAGTAGGCAGTGTGGTTGGTCTTCATTTAAAGTTATGATTAGGCATACAGTAAGCAGTGAGGTTGGTCTTCATTTAAAGTTATGGTTAGGCATACAGTAggcagtgaggttaaggttaggtttcaaATCAGATTAGAAGAAGAAACATTTTTGAAAGAGGCGGAGCTTCTGACTTTACCACCATAACGACCGATAGGCTCCCGCCCAATGGGCCCTTCTGGCTCCGACCAGTATGACCTATGGTCATGACTTATTATCAATGACAGACCAACATAACACTCTGAGTGATGAGCTCATTAGTTCAGCTCCATACAGGTAATAAAGGGACATTACACCTTCAACTAAAAGGTTGTCAGACGTTTTCAGTTTTCAGACTTCTAAAGTTAACTCATGTCAGAGTGAATGGAAAAGATAAGCACTGGAGAAACCCTTTGGATTGAGGCATATGGCATGATCTACACAACCAATGTTGTGGGTTCCATCTTGAAACCTTGAAACCAGTCTACTTTTGAGGTCTGAAAGTCTTTAATTTACGAGTGAAATGTCCCTTTAAAGCTGTGTttcccaatcctggtcctggggacccgaACGGGGACACATTTTTCCAATGTGCTAACATacctgattcaaatcaaatttgattgatgGTGAGTTGATTAGCTGAATCGAATGTGTTCGGTGCTAGGGCAaaatgtaacccccccccccccccctgccccccgCTTTTGGAATTGGGAAACACTGCTTTAAACAATACACTTTATTCAGCTGTTCAGTGTTTCAGTGTCATCACCATGGGCACATTGGCACAAGGCTAACTGGCATAGATTATATTTCTAATAGTTAATTAGTAACGATTAATTAGTAACTTCGTTAAAAACAATATCCCTTTACTGTAGTCACATGATgcgccccccaccccctcctcccctgaACCTACTGGATATATTCTCTAGCTCAATGGTCAAATCCATCATATGCTGATTGGTAAGTGAGCGATGTCTTTTTCCATAGTTTCAACTATGTCTTATTCCTTCTGCATGAAAATATGTCACATTTCATTGTTTGATTTTGCCACAATTGAAGTGAATTCAGGAACTCAGGAACTCAGGAATTCAGGAATTCAGGAACTCAGGAAGTGGAAGTTGATCATTTGTTATTTTTAAACGCTTCTTTAATTATAAAACTAAAAACGTGTTCGTTTCGCTCATTAGCCTTTATCATGTTTTGACCCTGACGGAGACTTTTAGGCCAAAATACGTAGGTTTATGATgaaagaaaacatgttttttaatcAACTTCCTCTGCCAGAAGTGCTCCCTTTGGCTATAACTGTACCAACAAAAAAAATCAATATAATTTTTTAATTCTTTATTTTCCAGCCGTGTGTCTGATCTGAAGAGAAGCTGAACAGAATGATGTCATCGGGTGTTCTGATGATGCTCCTGTTCTTTAACCATGTTACTGCAGACAGCTCAGGTAAAGGCTTGATTCTCATTTAGGGAACGGAATGAGAGCTTCACACAGAATACTGTTGCTCCCCAGTGCAGGTTATGGGTGATGGAAGCACTGGGGAGCagctatatatatacatatatactgtatatataataacaatataatataacaatactGAGGTAAAGGAAGgagaggaatatatatatatatattcatctccttcctttatctcagtattattatattattatattataaggAAGAAGTGGAAAatataggaatatatatatatatatattcatctccttcctttatctcagtattattatattattatattataaggAAGGAGTGGAAaataggaatatatatatatatatatatatatatatatatatatattcatctccttcctttatctcagtattattatatcattatattatAAGGATGGAGAGGAAAatataggaatatatatatatatatattcatctccttcctttatctcagtattattatattattatattataaggAAGGAGTGGAAaataggaatatatatatatatatatatatatatatattcatctccttcctttatctcagtattattatatcattatattatAAGGATGGAGAGGAAAatataggaatatatatatatatatattcatctccttcctttatctcagtattattatatcattatattatAAGGAAGGAGTGGAAaataggaatatatatatatatatatatatatatatatatatatattcatctccttcctttatctcagtattattatatcattatattatAAGGATGGAGAGGAAAatataggaatatatatatatatattcatctccttcctttatctcagtattattatatcattatattatAAGGAAGGAGAGGAATatataggaatatatatatatatattcatctcCTTCCTTTACCtcagtattattatttattaactCAGCACGGTATTCATCAGGTGTAAGATGTGCATTTAACCTTATTTATTGCCATTTCAAGACGTTGGTTAGAGTCCCAAATGGCTTCCTAATCCCTATATGATACAccatttttgaccagagccctggcactatatagggaacaggacgtcatatgggatattgtgttattgtgttaaaGATCTGGGCAATAAGATTTAGATTTATTAGATTTATTTTAAAGATTCAGACTTTGCTCTTCAATAAATATTCAACGAAACGTGACAGGATGACAAAAATGTCATATTCTGAATCAGCTGACGATAGAGAACAAGTTGTTTTTGTTGTTCTGTTCCGTTGATTTCAATGGCTTATTGTCTGTGTACTCAGAGCTATGGGACTGTCTTAAAAGTGCAAGTGATTAACTGAAAAATGTCTTTGCAACCACATGACTTAGACATCTCAAACCAACTGTAATAGGTTCACTATGTCATGTGGTTGAGAAGATATTGACATTTTTTCACATGCAATAATAGGTGTTGCAGTTTTAAGATGGTCCCTTAATCTTTAAAGCAGTGGAGGGCTACTGCCGTGTTCATGTGCAGGAAATTCAGACATTTCTGACTTGCTCACTGGTTGTAGTTTTTCACATGCCGAGTTTAATGAATCAGCAAGTAGGATACACAGCATAGATTTAGCCTCCAAAGAAGGATATATGACAGCGAATTTCATAAACAATGGATTTGTTCCCTATCTTCAGATGATTTAGAACATGTTTGTGATTTCTATCATTCTGGCACGTTCCTTTGAAGGGGCATTGATGATTAAAGTCTGGATCATTAATATAAAGCTTATTATAAACCGGGTAGTTCAGGTCTTGGATGCCGATTGGCTAAAAACAGAATTCCAGCCGTATGTTAGGCAATATACCATGGGTATAACGCAAAACCATTTGTTTACTGTTATATTTATGTTGGTAAccggtttataatagcaataagtcaTCTCAAGAGTTTGTGAGTTTGTGGTGTACAGCCAATAAACCACTaataagggctgtatccaggcacttcaCTTCACGgcatgcctaagaacagcccttaaccatGGAACATTCTTAGAACatagggttccaaaagggttctttgcagAAGGTCAGGGTTCTACCAATAACCATTTTcatctgaagaaccctttttggaagatgagggaaaaaaaagtgtagacctccacaagtctggttcatcattgggagcaatttctaaatggtcgaagaggactccagtggcaacctgtgaagctctgggtgaactccatgcccaagagggttaaggcagtgctggaaaatgatggtggccacacaaaatatttacactttgggcccaatttggacattttcacttaggggtggactcacttttgttgccagcggtttagacattaatggctgtgtgttgagttattttgaggggacagcaaatttacactgttcaACAAActatacactcactactttacattgtagcaaagtgtcatttcttcagtgttgtcacatgaaaagatatactcaaatatttacaaaaatgtgaagggtgtactcacttttgtgatatactgtatatccacagtaaaagccctgacctcaatcctatagaacatttgtgggcagaactgaaagagtgtgtgcgagcaaggaggtcgacaaacctgactcagttacacctgctctgtcaggaggaatgggacaaaattcacccaacttattgtggaaggctacccaaaacgtttgacccaagttaagcaatttaaaggcaatgctaccaaatactaattgagtgtatgtaaacttctgacccactgggaatgtgacgaaagaaataaaagctgaaataaatcattctctcggctattattctgacatttcacattcttgaaataaagtggtgatcctaactgacctaaaacagggaattcctAACTAGGATTaaaggtcaggaattgtgaaaaactgagtttaaatgtatttggctacggtgtatgtaaactaatgacttcaactgtactactGGATGAGAtaaattgtaattgttttttagcagaattatgtgaggttttatgtgttgctgttcttaggcacgatgtGAAggggagtgcctggatacagcccttagcagtgacatattggccatataccacaaacccctgatgtgcattattgctattataaactagttaccaaAGTTATTATAACAGTAAACAAGTAATTTTGCATCATACttgtggtatatttaagcaataaggcacgaggggtgttgtatatggccaatatatcacggctaagggctgttcttagcctGTGGAAATATAACACAAATCttcaaggtgccttattgctattataaactgtttaccaatgtaattagagcagtaattATAAATGTTttttcatacccgtggtatacggtctgaatACCACGTCTGTcatccaatcagcattcagggctctaaccaaccagtttataatgtctgATATTCCACAgctttcaaccaatcagcatccaggacccaaaCTACCCTGTGTATAACGGCCAATATatcacacctcctcgggccttatagATTACATTTAATGTAGTGTCTTGTCATAAGCTTTATGGGGGAATTGTTTTCCCAGGTACGGTTGTTACCAGTTGTGAGGCGTGTCATGACCAAGCCACCTGCCTAGACTCACCTGTGGAACGTGAGAGGGGAGATGCTTTCCAAACCTGGTCCGTCACTTGCACCTGTCAAGATGGCTTCGTTGGCGACGGCATCACCTGCTACGACCTTGACTTCTGCGCTAAAGGCTCCTGCTGTCGTCAAGGTTACGGCTGGTCCTCGGAGCTGGGCTGTGTGGACGTTGACGAGTGTTCCCTCCCAGACCAACCCTGCAGCCCTCCTCAGGTCTGTGAGAACACCCCCGGATCCTTCAACTGCCTGGTGCCTCCTGAAGACGACCTCCACTCCAGTCCTGGAGACTCCCGTTCAGTGCAGTTTCAGTGCGGGGGGAGACAGTGTCCAGTGGGAGAGGACTGTATCAGTGTTGGTGGATCGTCCCTCTGTGCAGACCCCTGCCTGCACTACTCTGTACTGAATGACGACTGGCGTTCCACCACCAACTACGGTCCAGCTAACGGCTACCACTGTGACTCGTCTGTCAACTGGCAGGGTTGGTATCGCCTGTTCCTGGGGAACACCAGTGTTCAGATGCCAGAGAGGTGTGTGGAAAGGTACATGTGTGGGACGGAGATCCCCTTGTGGCTTCCATTAGCTCATCCCCAGCTGTTAGACGGGGTGGTTCAGAGGAGCGTCTGTGGACACTATTATTATGACTGCTGCTACTGGAGGCAAAATCCCATCCATGTCAAAGCCTGCTATGGAAACTACTATGTCTACAAGTTTGTCCCTACAACAACATGCAACATGGCCTACTGTGCAGGTATGACATCATAATGTCCTTGTCACTGTGCAGGTATGACATCATAATGTCCTTGTCACTGTGCAGGTATGACGTCATAATGTCCTTGTCACTGTGCAGGTATGACATCATAATGTCCTTGTCACTGTGCAGGTATGACATCATAATGTCCTTGTCACTGTGCAGTTATGACGTCATATTGTCCTTGTCACTGTGCAGGTATGACGTCATAATGTCCTTGTCACTGTGCAGGTATGACGTCATAATGTCCTTGTCACTGTGCAGGTATGACGTCATAATGTCCTTGTCACTGTGCAGGTATGACGTCATAATGTCCTTGTCACTGTGCAGGTATGACCTCATAATGTCCTTGTCACTGTTTTTTAAAGACATCAAAGAGTGTTCAAATAACTAGACATAACAAAGTCATTTAACGCTACCTCTGTCTCTTCCAGATGTCAACACCACGGTGTGTTCCACATGTGGAGTGTTTGATGCCTGTGTGAGAGACAATGAGACCACCTGGAATGTGAGAGGAAAGGTGAGTGCTGAACAAATATAAACTGTATGGTCAGATCGGTATTTTTTTCAAACACTATGAAACGCAGAGATTTAGGGGTGAAATGATGCATCTTTAAGAGGCGTATCTTTTAACCAATAAGGTCAGAGGaggcgtggtatattggccatatgtcacaaacccccaaggtgcattattactattataaactgattaccaatggaattagaacagtaaaaatacatgtttcctCATACCcgtggctttcagccaatcaacattcagggtTCCAGCCCTGAATGATGATTGGTTGATAAGGCAgtttgggggtttgtggtatatggccaatataccacggctgagGGATGTATGCAGGCATTCCGTGTTGCGTGGTGTATAAGAAGCCACACAGAGATCTCAGTCTCACACATGTACCTGTTCACacgccttattgcttaaataacctCCTGAGTGGTTTACTTAGCTCCAGAGCTGGTGTGTGGGCGGAGCCTCCTGAAGGTGGGCCTTCCAAATGTTTACCTGGAGGCTGCTGGTCTGGATGCTTCCTCTGCCCACCTGGCTGACGGACGCTGCTCCGCCCACGAGGATCATAACGGCTCAGTGTGGTACCAGGTGGAGCGACGGGAGGGACTCTGTGGAAACACTCTGGAGGTGAGAAATATTTTCACTTTATGTTCAAGAAGGTTCTATATTGCTGCCCCAATATTTTTCCCTGGAGACGTTTTATGAATTATTACTAAACACACACTTTAGTTGGTTCACATCTTACTTATGGAACGACCTTCAGAATAACCTACAGTTACATTTGACATTTAGCAgccgctcttatccagagccacatGCAGTAGTGAGTTGATACGTTGATACCTTTCATACCGGTCCctcgtgggaatcgaacccacaactctgGCGCCACACTCTACCAACCGAGCTACACGGGATGCAGTGGTGCCTTTCAGTTCAGATTGTTGGTGGAGGAACCTCTGCTTGTTTTTTcaattgtgtttttgtatttttgtgttttctatgCTCCTGCCTTGACTGAAGTATGTGAGTCTCTACCGTTTAATGTGTAATAGCTGCTGGTCACGTGACCTTGGTCTCAATAGGACTTTAAATAAAGGTCATGTAAATAAATAGGGTTGAAGACGACATGACATCAGTGTTAACGGTGGTTAATGGTCAAACAAATCCCTGTGATTTCACGGTAGTCTACACATCACTAATGCAAGCAGGCCTAATAAATGCATGAATATGACATATTTCTtaacccccctcctccctttTTCCCAGACAAACACCACCCATGCTGTCTACTCCAACAGCTTATTAGTTTATCCAGTAGATGGGAGGAACGTCTCCCGACCCTTCGGCTTTCCCTTCTCCTGTGTCTATCCTCTGGAGACAGAGAGCCGTCTGGATGTGGCCATCAGACCTCTCCCACTGTGAGAAAATATGCAGAAAGTTCATTCTGTTTATTCTGTTGTCTTAAAAAAGtgatatctagaacctaaaaggattatttggctgtccccataggagaacccataggagaacccataggagaaccctttgaataaccccttttggttccaggcagaaaccttttggttccagatataattattttgagttccatgtagaaccctctccacagagggagagaaacaaaacaggttcaacctggaaccagaaagggttctcctatggggacagccaaagaacccttttggaactgtTTAGTCTAACAGTGTCATCATTATGAACATTCAACTGTTATTTTAATGTtcataaagtttgatttgatttgtagcgtcacctccaccaccaccaccacctagcatcacctccaccaccaccaccacctagcttcacctccaccaccaccaccacctagcgtcacctccaccaccaccaccacctagcttcacctccaccaccacctagcgtcacctccaccaccaccaccacctagcgtcacctccaccaccaccaccacctagcgtcacctccacctccaccaccacctagcgtcacctccaccaccaccaccacctagcgtcacctccaccaccacctagcgtcacctccaccaccacctagcatcacctccaccaccaccaccacctagcgtcacctccaccaccacctagcgtcacctccaccaccacctagcgtcaccaccaccaccaccaccacctagcgtcaccaccaccaccaccacctagcgtcacctccaccaccacctagcgtcacctccaccaccacctagcgtcacctccacctccaccaccaccaccaccacctagcttcacctccaccaccaccaccacctagcgtcacctccaccaccaccaccacctagcgtcacctccaccaccacctagcgtcacctccaccaccacctagcgtcacctccaccaccacctagcgtcacctccaccaccacctagcgtcacctccaccaccaccaccacctagcgtcacctccaccaccaccaccaccaccacctagcgtcacctccaccaccacctagcgtcacctccaccaccaccaccacctagcatcacctccacctccaccaccaccaccacctagcgtcacctccaccaccaccaccacctagcgtcacctccaccaccacctagcgtcacctccaccaccaccaccacctagcgtcacctccaccaccacctagcgtcaccaccaccaccaccacctagcgtcacctccaccaccaccaccacctagcgtcacctccaccaccacctagcgtcacctccaccaccacctagcgtcacctccaccaccaccaccacctagcgtcacctccaccaccaccaccacctagcgtcacctccaccaccaccaccacctagcgtcacctccaccaccacctagcgtcacctccaccaccaccaccacctagcgtcacctccaccaccacctagcgtcaccaccaccaccaccacctagcgtcacctccaccaccaccaccacctagcgtcacctccaccaccacctagcgtcacctccaccaccacctagcgtcacctccaccaccaccaccacctagcgtcacctccaccaccaccaccacctagcatcacctccaccaccacctagcgtcacctccaccaccaccaccacctagcgtcacctccaccaccaccaccacctagcgtcacctccaccaccacctagcgtcacctccaccaccaccaccacctagcgtcacctccaccaccacctagcgtcaccaccaccaccaccacctagcgtcacctccaccaccaccaccacctagcgtcacctccaccaccacctagcgtcacctccaccaccacctagcgtcacctccaccaccaccaccacctagcgtcacctccaccaccaccaccacctagcatcacctccaccaccaccaccaccacctagcgtcacctccaccaccaccaccacctagcgtcacctccaccaccaccaccaccacctagcgtcaccaccaccaccaccaccacctagcgtcaccaccaccaccaccacctagcgtcacctccacctccaccaccaccaccaccacctagcgtcaccaccaccaccaccaccacctagcgtcaccaccaccaccaccaccacctagcgtcacctccaccaccaccaccacctagcgtcacctccaccaccaccaccaccacctagcgtcacctccaccaccaccaccacctagcgtcacctccaccaccaccaccacctagcgtcacctccaccaccaccaccacctagcgtcacctccaccaccaccaccacctagcgtcacctccaccaccacctagcgtcacctccaccaccaccaccaccacctagcgtcacctccaccaccaccaccacctagcgtcacctccaccaccaccaccgtcaccaccaccaccaccaccacctagcgtcacctccaccaccaccaccacctagcgtcacctccaccaccaccaccacctagcgtcacctccaccaccaccaccacctagcgtcaccttTGTACCTTTGTACCTCTTCACAGAACTGATCATAAAGTTGTCCGAGTCGGTGCCAAGGCCAAGGCCTCCATGTCTCTGTACCGCGACTCCAACTACACACAGCCTTACCCAGCTGGTCAGCCAGTCACCCTGATTGCGGGTTCCTCCCTGCACGTGGGCGTGTCCATAGAGGAGTCCGAGGCAGAACGTTTCGTTGTTGTTCTGGAAGACTGCTACACCACGGAATCCCCCAGCCCTGATAATCTCCCACGGACCTACATGATTCAGGACAGGTCCATGACTCTGTTCATCGGCTGTTTGCATGgccatgtgtgtttgttttgtgtgtgaagTATGGTGTGTTTGTTGCTGTGTACGGTCTGTGTAGCCGTGCATGGCCATGTGTGTTTGTTGCTGTGTATGGTCTGTGtagtcgtgcatggccatgcgTGTTTGTTGCTGTGTCCGGTCTGTGTAGTCGTGCATGGCCATGTGTGTTTGTTGCTGTGTACGGTCTGTGTAGCCGTGCATGGCCATGTGTGTTTGTTGCTGTGTACGGTCTGTGTAGTCGTGCATGGCCATGTGTGTTTGTTGCTGTGTACGGTCTGTGTAGCCGTGCATGGCCATGTGTGTTTGTTGCTGTGTACGGTCTGTGTAGTCGTGCATGGCCATGTGTGTTTGTTGCTGTGTACGGTCTGTGTAGCCGTGCATGGCCATGTGTGTTTGTTGCTGTGTACGGTCTGTGTAGCCGTGCATGGCCATGTGTGTTTGTTGCTGTGTACGGTCTGTGTAGTCGTGCATGGCCATGTGTGTTTGTTGCTGTGTACGGTCTGTGTAGTCGTGCATGGCCATGTGTGTTTGTTGCTGTGTACGGTCTGTGTAGCCGTGCATGGCCATGTGTGTTTGTTGCTGTGTACGGTCTGTGTAGTCGTGCATGGCCATGTGTGTTTGTTGCTGTGTACGGTCTGTGTAGTCGTGCATGGCCATGTGTGTTTGTTGCTGTGTACGGTCTGTGTAGTCGTGCATGGCCATGTGTGTTTGTTGCTGTGTACGGTCTGTGTAGCCGTGCATGCCTTGACACCTTTGCTGTTTCTTGGCTCTTCTCCCAGGTGTCCTACAAATCGTACCCAGGTGACAGTGGAGGAAAGTGGCTCGTCCCACAGGGCTTCGTTCTCTGCTCTACTGCAGGGGGAATACCGTTACATCTTCCTGCACTGCAGCCTCAGCCTGTGTGACCAGGGGAGCTCCTCCTGCACTCCAGTGAGTCCTGATGTTCTTCTTAGACTCATTAGCTCTCTCCTTGGGCTTTCAGGTCTCTCTGACTTAGTGGTTGGTCTCTGACTCAGTGTTTGGTCTCTGACTTAGTGGTTGGTCTCTCTGACTTAGTGTTTGGTCTCTCTGACTTAGTGGTTGGTCTCTCTGACTTAGTGTTTGTTTCTCTGCCTTGGTGTTTGGTCTCTCTGACTTAGTGTTTGGTTTCTCTGCCTTGGTGTTTGGTCACTCTGACTTAGTGTTTGGTTTCTCTGACTCAGTGTTTGGTCTCTGACTTAGTGTTTGGTCTCTGACTTAGTGGTTGGTCTCTGACTTAGTGGTTGGTCTCTCTGACTTAGTGGTTGGTCTCTCTGACTCAGTGTTTTTCTGACTTAGTGTTTGGTTTCTCTGACTCAGTGTTTGGTCTCTGACTTAGTGGTTGGTATCTCTGACTCAGTGTTTGGTCTCTGACTTAGTGGTTGGTCTCTCTGACTTAGTGTTTGGTTTCTCTGACTTAGTGGTTGGTCTCTCTGACTTAGTGGTTGGTCTCTCTGACTTAGTGGTTGGTCTCTCTGACTTAGTGGTTGGTCTCTGACTTAGTGGTTGGTCTCTGACTTAGTGGTTGGTCTCTGACTTAGTGTTTGGTCTCTCTGACTTAGTGGTTGGTCTCTCTGACTTAGTGGTTGGTCTCTGACTTAGTGTTTGGTCACTCTGACTTAGTGGTTGGTTTCTCTCTCTACAGGTGTGTTCCAGGAGGAGATCCCGCTCTGTGTCCAAGTCCATCCGCCTCAAGCCGCTCACCATCGGTCCAATCATCTGTAAATATTTTACTTTAGTAATGACTTACATAGTTTATGAGCTAATATATTGTAGAGGTTTTGGCCCGAAATGTAGAGTAGTCGGGaaatgaacaaaaataaatgACCGATATTCTGGTCAAAAGCACTCGGCCGTCGTTCTAGTGTGTTTCCTCTCTAACAGTCAGATTCTCTTTGACCCCCAGGGGCCCAGAGTCTGGAGTGAGCCTTGGGAACCCCTCCCAGGGGCCCAGAGTCTGGACTGAGCCTTGGGAGCGCCCAGCATGTCATATGATGGATGGGTCCCTCCTGCACTTCTCCCCTGATCTCCATCCCAACCTACAGCCCAGTGTAACTTTCAAGGGCACAGAAATACTTGTTTTGATTCTAGTAATGAATTTATGCACTACAGTGTGATTTCATTGTACTGTGTATGTTGTATACACATAGACTTGCATTGTTTTAGGACTGATCATTTCCTCAAATCATTGTGTAAGTTCCAACCAAACCTgagttgctgtgtgtgtatgctgtgaTTTGACGATGAATAAATaactaaactaaataaataaCTCTGTGTGATGATGCTCATTGTCTAATGATTGTCGATTTAACAGGTTGTAAACATGTCTATATTTATTGTAAGCATATATGTATTGTAAGGCAGGTTAAACACATATTTACGAACAATGTGTGGTTTATTTGGTATAGGCAAAAATACTAATTGACCATAGTAAATCTTAGGAAAGCTGGCTAAACTTGTTAAAGACAAGTGACATTCATGATATGTATTTAGTCAATGTGAACACTGAACACTTCCTAGGTTGTTTTACCAAAGCAGGAAGACTGATTGGTGTATTGAGATAGTGCTGTTTGTTCCACAGTAGAATAACACAATGAAAGTCTTCAGAATGACCATGACAGTCGGAGTAGTAGTTTATGATGCTCCTTTCTTATGact from Oncorhynchus kisutch isolate 150728-3 unplaced genomic scaffold, Okis_V2 scaffold1176, whole genome shotgun sequence includes:
- the LOC116365156 gene encoding uromodulin-like; translated protein: MSSGVLMMLLFFNHVTADSSGTVVTSCEACHDQATCLDSPVERERGDAFQTWSVTCTCQDGFVGDGITCYDLDFCAKGSCCRQGYGWSSELGCVDVDECSLPDQPCSPPQVCENTPGSFNCLVPPEDDLHSSPGDSRSVQFQCGGRQCPVGEDCISVGGSSLCADPCLHYSVLNDDWRSTTNYGPANGYHCDSSVNWQGWYRLFLGNTSVQMPERCVERYMCGTEIPLWLPLAHPQLLDGVVQRSVCGHYYYDCCYWRQNPIHVKACYGNYYVYKFVPTTTCNMAYCADVNTTVCSTCGVFDACVRDNETTWNVRGKVGLPNVYLEAAGLDASSAHLADGRCSAHEDHNGSVWYQVERREGLCGNTLETNTTHAVYSNSLLVYPVDGRNVSRPFGFPFSCVYPLETESRLDVAIRPLPLTDHKVVRVGAKAKASMSLYRDSNYTQPYPAGQPVTLIAGSSLHVGVSIEESEAERFVVVLEDCYTTESPSPDNLPRTYMIQDRCPTNRTQVTVEESGSSHRASFSALLQGEYRYIFLHCSLSLCDQGSSSCTPVCSRRRSRSVSKSIRLKPLTIGPIIWAQSLE